A window from Candidatus Deferrimicrobium sp. encodes these proteins:
- a CDS encoding CsbD family protein — protein sequence MKSSMKDKAEGTIHELKGKAKEIAGKVTDNPKLEAEGTGEKIAGKVQEKIGQVKKVLGK from the coding sequence GTGAAATCCAGTATGAAGGACAAGGCGGAAGGCACGATTCACGAACTGAAGGGGAAGGCCAAGGAGATCGCCGGGAAAGTCACCGATAATCCAAAGCTGGAAGCGGAAGGTACCGGTGAAAAGATCGCCGGCAAAGTTCAGGAAAAGATCGGCCAGGTCAAGAAGGTTTTGGGGAAGTAA
- a CDS encoding DUF3943 domain-containing protein — protein MSMSNAIPAGRHDKIRKGNGSRSDGGFRRSLLAGTIALVLLLPGAGFAAEPVPAETPAKEAVAAVDNLLITTPPPPPNVRIPVLGWGAGNGKSHFIPALEIVGFEALLNVYGRIAYPNLVDPVYSEGHKVYSVTPSTAWRHLTKGPWGFDGDSFQVNQLQHPYQGAVYQGFARSAGLGFWESAAYTFLGSFLWEVAGETTKPSINDQVASGIGGSLLGEPLFRLSSLMLEDGGYNPGFWRELSAAVISPPTGFNRLAFGDRFKGVFPSHSPATFTRVRLGANITGHATGPGAENNVTRNEGSLDYFLAYGLPGKDGYTYDRPFDYFDFQFTAVSSRNVIENIMTRGLLYGKKYEAGDDYRGVWGLYGSFDYISPQVFRVSSTALSLGTTSQWWLTRAIALQGSAVGGIGYGAAGTVHPTEERDYHYGGVGQGLLAARLIFGDKAMLDMTAREYFISGFGSTQVDGSERIFRGNASLIVSVYKRHGLGIQYLYSQRDASTPNIPGTHQTVGTWSIAYNFLGDSRFGAVEWRPAEIEAR, from the coding sequence ATGTCGATGTCGAACGCGATCCCCGCAGGCCGGCACGACAAAATCCGGAAGGGTAACGGATCCAGGTCCGACGGCGGGTTCCGACGGTCGCTCCTTGCCGGAACCATCGCACTTGTCCTCCTGTTGCCGGGCGCGGGTTTCGCCGCCGAGCCCGTCCCTGCCGAAACCCCTGCGAAGGAGGCGGTGGCGGCCGTCGACAATCTCCTGATCACGACGCCTCCCCCTCCCCCCAACGTGCGGATACCGGTTCTGGGGTGGGGGGCGGGGAACGGCAAGAGCCATTTTATCCCGGCGTTGGAGATCGTGGGATTCGAGGCGCTCCTCAACGTGTACGGCCGAATCGCTTACCCCAACCTTGTGGACCCGGTCTATTCGGAAGGACATAAAGTCTACAGCGTGACCCCGTCCACCGCCTGGAGGCACCTCACCAAAGGCCCCTGGGGATTCGACGGCGATTCCTTCCAGGTGAACCAGTTACAGCATCCCTACCAGGGAGCCGTCTATCAAGGATTCGCGCGATCGGCCGGCCTCGGCTTCTGGGAATCGGCCGCCTATACCTTCCTGGGCAGCTTTCTCTGGGAGGTGGCCGGAGAGACCACAAAGCCCTCCATCAATGACCAGGTCGCGAGCGGCATCGGCGGGAGTTTACTGGGGGAGCCACTCTTCCGGCTGTCGAGCCTGATGCTCGAAGACGGCGGCTATAACCCCGGATTCTGGCGCGAGCTAAGCGCAGCGGTGATCTCGCCCCCAACCGGCTTCAACCGCCTCGCTTTCGGCGACCGGTTCAAGGGGGTGTTCCCGAGCCACAGCCCGGCCACCTTTACGCGCGTGCGGCTCGGCGCGAACATTACCGGACACGCGACCGGCCCCGGCGCTGAAAATAATGTCACCCGGAACGAGGGGTCCCTGGACTACTTCCTCGCGTACGGTCTCCCCGGGAAAGACGGTTACACCTATGATAGGCCTTTCGACTACTTCGACTTCCAATTCACCGCCGTCTCCAGCAGGAACGTAATCGAAAACATCATGACCCGCGGCCTCCTCTACGGAAAGAAATACGAGGCGGGCGACGACTATCGCGGGGTATGGGGCCTGTACGGGAGCTTCGACTACATCTCGCCGCAGGTCTTCCGAGTCTCCAGCACGGCCCTTTCCCTCGGCACCACCAGCCAGTGGTGGCTCACACGCGCGATTGCGCTTCAAGGCTCGGCGGTCGGCGGAATCGGCTACGGCGCGGCGGGCACCGTCCACCCCACCGAGGAACGCGACTACCACTACGGAGGGGTAGGTCAGGGACTTCTCGCCGCCCGCCTGATCTTCGGCGACAAGGCCATGCTCGACATGACGGCGCGCGAGTACTTCATCAGCGGCTTCGGTTCCACCCAAGTGGATGGATCGGAGCGCATCTTCCGCGGGAACGCGTCGCTCATCGTGAGCGTTTACAAACGCCACGGGCTCGGGATACAGTACCTCTACTCGCAACGGGATGCGTCCACTCCCAATATCCCCGGAACGCACCAGACGGTGGGAACGTGGAGCATCGCCTACAACTTCCTCGGCGACTCCCGGTTCGGCGCCGTCGAGTGGCGACCCGCTGAAATCGAGGCGCGCTAA